One region of Hymenobacter sediminicola genomic DNA includes:
- the ispF gene encoding 2-C-methyl-D-erythritol 2,4-cyclodiphosphate synthase has product MKIRTGFGYDVHQLQEGLPFWLGGIQVPHTHGALGHSDADVLIHVICDALLGAANLRDIGFHFPDTDPQYKGIDSKRLLAEVVRLLRERSYSISNIDSTVCLEAPKVNPHIPEMQRVLAEVMGIEANDISIKATTTEKLGFVGRREGVAAYASVLIVQPS; this is encoded by the coding sequence ATGAAAATCCGGACCGGCTTCGGCTACGACGTTCACCAGCTTCAGGAAGGCCTGCCGTTCTGGCTCGGCGGCATTCAGGTACCTCATACCCACGGTGCCCTTGGCCACTCCGATGCCGATGTGCTCATCCACGTTATCTGCGACGCGCTACTGGGCGCGGCCAACCTGCGCGACATTGGGTTTCACTTCCCCGACACCGACCCCCAGTACAAAGGAATCGACTCGAAGCGGCTGCTGGCCGAGGTAGTGCGGCTGCTACGTGAGCGGAGCTACAGCATCTCTAATATCGACTCTACGGTTTGCCTCGAAGCACCCAAAGTGAATCCGCACATTCCGGAAATGCAGCGGGTACTGGCCGAAGTAATGGGCATCGAAGCCAACGACATCAGCATCAAGGCGACTACTACCGAAAAGCTGGGCTTTGTGGGCCGCCGCGAAGGAGTAGCTGCCTATGCTTCGGTACTCATTGTGCAACCCTCCTGA
- a CDS encoding LutB/LldF family L-lactate oxidation iron-sulfur protein, with protein MNPTTTTSANKAAQFLADSDAKAFDLEHRRKIRFNIGKYNAAVSTGLGFYQDHELARERASYLKSKVINHLDEYLLEFERNFTARGGKVIWAQNADEALREIGKIMARRHARTVVKAKSMTTEEIHLNHFLEQNGIESVETDLGEFIVQLNGERPYHIVTPAMHLSKLDIADIFVKHLGTEYTDDAQKLVLTARHLLRNKYTTAEVGITGGNFLIADTGAVCVTENEGNARLSATFPRTHIAIVGIEKVIPKLEDLDLFWPLLSTSGTGQQVTVYNTIYTGPRQPLEKDGPDEMIVVLLDNGRTNLLAQPAQREALNCIRCGACLNICPVYKNIGGHTYETTYSGPIGSVISPHLSGMAENKHLSYASSLCGACTSVCPVKIPIHNLLLQNRQQAVREQLTEKDERTAIRLWLMAMKNRRLLDLLPARAKNWVLLRLLSQVGWNKRRDALEVAPQSFRKLWKARNR; from the coding sequence ATGAACCCGACGACGACCACCTCAGCCAATAAAGCCGCCCAATTCCTGGCCGATTCCGATGCCAAGGCCTTCGACCTGGAGCACCGACGCAAAATTCGCTTCAACATTGGCAAGTACAATGCGGCCGTCAGCACCGGCCTGGGCTTCTACCAAGACCACGAGTTGGCGCGGGAGCGGGCTTCTTACCTGAAATCCAAGGTAATTAACCACCTAGATGAGTACCTGCTGGAGTTTGAGCGCAACTTCACGGCGCGGGGCGGCAAAGTAATCTGGGCACAGAACGCTGACGAGGCCCTGCGCGAAATCGGAAAGATTATGGCGCGCCGCCACGCCCGCACCGTGGTGAAGGCCAAGAGCATGACCACCGAGGAAATTCATTTGAACCACTTTCTGGAACAGAATGGCATTGAGTCGGTGGAGACAGATTTGGGCGAGTTTATCGTGCAGCTAAACGGCGAGCGGCCTTACCATATCGTGACGCCGGCCATGCACCTGAGCAAGCTTGATATTGCCGATATCTTCGTCAAGCACCTCGGCACCGAGTATACTGATGATGCCCAGAAGCTGGTGCTCACGGCCCGCCACCTGCTGCGCAACAAGTACACCACGGCCGAAGTAGGTATTACGGGCGGCAACTTCCTGATTGCGGATACCGGCGCCGTGTGCGTCACCGAAAACGAAGGCAACGCCCGGCTGTCGGCCACCTTTCCGCGCACGCACATTGCCATTGTGGGCATCGAGAAGGTGATACCGAAGCTGGAAGACCTGGATTTGTTCTGGCCGCTGCTGAGCACGAGTGGCACCGGCCAGCAAGTGACGGTGTACAACACCATCTATACCGGCCCGCGCCAGCCGCTGGAAAAAGATGGCCCCGACGAAATGATTGTGGTGCTGCTCGACAACGGGCGCACCAACCTGCTGGCTCAGCCGGCCCAGCGCGAGGCCCTAAACTGCATCCGGTGCGGCGCCTGCCTCAACATCTGCCCGGTCTACAAGAATATTGGCGGCCACACCTACGAAACCACGTACTCCGGCCCCATTGGCTCGGTAATCAGCCCGCACTTGAGCGGCATGGCTGAGAATAAACACCTGAGCTACGCCAGCAGCCTGTGCGGCGCCTGCACCTCGGTGTGCCCGGTCAAGATTCCGATACATAATCTGCTGCTGCAAAACCGTCAGCAAGCCGTGCGCGAGCAGCTCACGGAGAAGGACGAGCGGACGGCTATCCGGCTGTGGCTGATGGCCATGAAAAACCGCCGCCTGCTGGACCTGTTACCGGCTCGTGCCAAGAACTGGGTGTTGCTCCGCCTGCTCAGCCAAGTAGGCTGGAACAAGCGCCGCGACGCGCTGGAAGTAGCTCCACAATCTTTCCGGAAGCTATGGAAAGCGCGGAACCGCTGA
- the msrB gene encoding peptide-methionine (R)-S-oxide reductase MsrB gives MQTWNDVIRLANHGSPAPDRRVEKTDAEWRAQLTAEQYHVTREHGTERAFTGEYCEAHEAGLYACVCCGTPLYDSRTKFESGTGWPSFTQPVKENAIRYKKDTRYGMTRVEVLCNVCDAHQGHVFPDGPPPGGLRLCINSASVKLVSEAQAV, from the coding sequence ATGCAAACCTGGAACGATGTTATCCGGCTGGCCAACCACGGCAGCCCTGCCCCCGACCGGCGTGTAGAAAAAACCGACGCCGAGTGGAGAGCCCAACTCACGGCCGAACAGTACCATGTTACGCGGGAGCATGGCACGGAGCGGGCTTTCACGGGCGAATACTGTGAAGCCCACGAGGCCGGCCTCTACGCCTGCGTGTGCTGCGGCACCCCGCTCTATGATTCGCGTACCAAGTTTGAGTCCGGCACCGGCTGGCCCAGCTTTACACAGCCGGTCAAAGAAAACGCCATTCGCTACAAGAAAGACACCCGCTACGGCATGACCCGCGTGGAAGTGCTCTGCAACGTCTGCGACGCCCACCAGGGCCACGTTTTCCCCGATGGCCCGCCGCCCGGCGGCTTGCGTTTGTGCATCAATTCGGCATCGGTAAAGCTCGTAAGCGAGGCGCAAGCGGTATAG
- a CDS encoding T9SS type A sorting domain-containing protein: protein MHTPLRTSALAGPPPATERRTGRWLRRLPALALLGLLGASAAQAQVVRTLPGTYASLSAAITDLNTNGVPAGGVTINVAAGYTETAINLTLTATGTSANPIVFQKAGTGTNPLVTAATGSTSTTLDAIIKLVGSDYVTFDGIDLAESAANTTAATQAEFGYALFRASATDGSQYNVIKNCVVTLNKTNANTIGIYSANSLSTATTALAVTSADGSNSNNKVFGNVVSNAATGVQFSGSSAAGFLDANNEVGGTVGNTIGNFGSTTTNWGIGGSNQLGFKVVGNTINSTLNYTSATASTPVAASTVTSTLRGVYTPSGTSANIDITSNIITLASGGTTAQMSGVENGAGNTAANNTVNISNNTVSLTYTTATSATVHGIYNSASPATVIMSGNTLSATLSNTGTTFMLDNNSSAATITALNNQVTSLSRTGASGAVYGYYNNASGTGTQTVSNNTFNNVTVAGTSTFYGVYSNTAATETQIRTGNTVSNVTGGTGAIYGMFTAYGTATSQFSNNIVTGISTGGTIYGLYFGNTAFAGYEAFGNTVSALSSTGTSSIIYGIYTSSTTSNVFRNKVYNLSGTGTGLTVYGIGVLGGTTVTIHNNLVGDLRAPAATGTAAISGLYVNAGTNVNLYYNTVYLNATSSGAIFGTSGFYFATAPTSLDLRNNVVVNKSTAAGTGGYTAALRRASGTAGTVPANLATTTNNNLYYAGTPSATNLIYVEGTTTATNASQTLADYKSFVAPRELASQTEDVPFLSTTGTDATFLHINPAVPTLVEGKGQPISSITTDFDGDTRNTTTPDLGADEGTFIPGGASVDVAASGLVSPAATGCYGPAESVTVAIQNNGTAALDFAANPATVTVNVTGPVTQTLTATVNTGTLAPGATQSVSVGTLNMSAAGTYSFAISATATGDGNTANDNIVVTRSKTAVAAQPQQLNFTGLTATNLSTLYPGWYEATGATLPTGTTSAWTADDFGNVVSGPNGTAAKINLFSTGKNDWIVGPRILATASTLLSYDLALNTFGATTVGTLGSDDRLEVRVSADCGLTFTTVKTYTASTAISNTGQLEQINLGNYAGQEIIVAFFATEGTVDDTNDNDLFIDNVNLGNGAAVDLAPVALLTPPTGQTCYSTAENVTVSVRNIGTAALDFAANPATVTVNVTGPVTQTLTATVNTGTLAPGATQSVSVGTLNMSAAGTYSFAIAATATGDGNTANDNLVTAPTRVVTAPVAGTITPSAASLCVSGTVTLTLTGSSNGSIQWQQSADNVTFTDISGATSATYTSGVLTSTTYFQARTVCNVAVATSNVATVTINNPQITTTNSPVAICEGSTATLTATAATGTTVRFFDAASGGTALATGTSFTTPALTASRQYFVEATTSSTETVGRLAPAATTSTTASSYGLVFNATAATQLQSVDVYPAGTAGNLVVQVQDNTGILIPGLTATVAIPAGTGTTPFTVPLNFNIPAGTGMRLIAVSSPAMVRESSLGGFPYVSPSGNVSITNGYISGTSTTYYYFYNWQVSSECIGTRTPIQVNVTPAPTATLPATATTCAATAFQLTGTVGGSATTGTYTSTGTGTFSPNATTLNATYTPSAADATAGSVTITLTADPATGSGCSTATAQTVLTITPATTATFSYAATTLCVSGTASTPTITGTAGGTFSSSTGLTINATTGVITPATSTPGTYTVTYSVAGNCPSSATTTVTITTAPVASFSYANAAYCLGATGSAAPVFGTGASAGTFSASGTGLVLNTTTGAINLATSAAGTYTVTNTIAASGGCAASTATFSVTINARPAQPTVAPAYNGTTTTLTSSSATGNQWYLNGALIPGATSQTYVVNSAAQFGQYTVVVTNATTGCASLPSAQLLVNSSVKVLAGSSLSVYPNPTTDGNVTVELSGYTNATELHVYNAVGQLVHHTTAAGKSGVQTATLDLRQLPAGVYILRARTEGGLDVRRITKE, encoded by the coding sequence ATGCACACACCTTTACGCACGTCTGCTCTGGCTGGTCCGCCCCCGGCTACAGAGCGGCGAACCGGCCGCTGGTTGCGGCGCCTGCCAGCCCTGGCGCTTTTGGGGCTATTGGGCGCTTCTGCCGCGCAGGCGCAGGTAGTTCGCACACTACCCGGTACTTACGCTAGCCTCTCGGCCGCCATCACCGACCTGAACACTAATGGTGTTCCAGCTGGTGGGGTTACCATCAACGTAGCGGCAGGCTACACCGAAACGGCTATCAACCTGACCCTGACGGCCACCGGCACCAGTGCCAACCCAATTGTGTTTCAGAAAGCCGGAACCGGCACCAACCCGTTGGTAACGGCCGCTACTGGCAGCACCAGCACGACGCTGGATGCCATCATCAAGCTGGTAGGCTCCGACTACGTTACGTTCGACGGTATTGACCTAGCTGAAAGTGCGGCCAACACGACGGCCGCCACGCAGGCCGAGTTTGGTTACGCGCTGTTCCGTGCTTCTGCCACGGATGGCAGCCAGTACAACGTCATCAAGAACTGCGTGGTGACGCTGAACAAGACCAACGCCAACACCATCGGTATCTATAGTGCCAACTCGCTGTCTACCGCCACAACGGCCCTGGCCGTGACCAGCGCGGACGGTAGCAACTCCAACAACAAGGTGTTCGGCAACGTGGTGAGCAATGCAGCCACGGGTGTTCAGTTTTCGGGTAGCTCGGCCGCGGGCTTCCTGGATGCCAACAACGAAGTCGGGGGTACCGTCGGCAACACGATTGGCAACTTCGGCAGCACGACTACCAACTGGGGCATCGGGGGCTCCAACCAGCTTGGCTTCAAAGTGGTGGGCAACACCATCAACAGCACGCTGAACTATACGTCGGCCACGGCTTCCACGCCGGTAGCTGCCTCCACCGTGACCAGCACCCTGCGCGGCGTATATACGCCCTCGGGCACATCGGCCAACATCGACATCACCAGCAACATCATTACACTGGCTAGCGGTGGTACCACGGCGCAGATGTCGGGGGTTGAAAACGGAGCCGGGAATACGGCGGCCAACAACACCGTCAACATCAGCAACAACACCGTTTCCCTGACCTACACCACCGCTACTTCGGCTACGGTACATGGCATTTATAACTCTGCGTCGCCGGCTACGGTGATAATGAGCGGCAACACGCTGAGCGCTACGCTCTCGAACACCGGCACCACATTTATGCTGGATAACAACTCGAGTGCGGCCACCATCACGGCACTGAACAACCAGGTAACGAGCCTGAGCCGCACGGGTGCATCCGGCGCGGTGTATGGCTACTACAACAATGCCTCGGGCACCGGCACCCAAACGGTTAGCAACAACACGTTCAACAACGTGACGGTGGCGGGTACCAGCACGTTTTACGGCGTGTACTCCAACACGGCCGCTACCGAAACGCAGATCCGCACGGGCAACACTGTCAGCAACGTTACGGGTGGCACAGGCGCGATATACGGCATGTTCACGGCGTATGGCACTGCGACTTCGCAGTTCAGCAACAACATCGTAACCGGTATCAGCACTGGCGGCACCATTTACGGACTGTATTTCGGCAACACCGCTTTTGCTGGCTATGAGGCTTTCGGTAACACTGTAAGCGCGCTAAGCTCTACTGGTACCTCCAGCATTATCTACGGTATCTACACCTCGTCCACCACGTCCAATGTCTTCCGCAACAAGGTATATAACCTGTCGGGTACGGGCACGGGCCTCACGGTTTATGGCATCGGGGTGCTGGGCGGTACTACGGTAACAATTCACAACAACCTCGTTGGCGACCTGCGGGCCCCAGCAGCTACGGGCACGGCGGCCATCAGCGGCCTGTACGTGAATGCCGGCACCAACGTGAACCTGTACTACAACACCGTATACCTGAATGCCACGAGTTCCGGTGCCATATTCGGCACGTCGGGCTTCTATTTCGCTACCGCGCCTACTTCACTGGACCTACGCAACAACGTAGTAGTGAACAAAAGCACCGCGGCGGGTACGGGTGGCTACACGGCGGCCCTGCGCCGCGCTTCCGGCACAGCCGGCACGGTACCGGCCAACCTGGCTACTACCACCAACAATAACCTCTATTACGCCGGTACGCCTTCGGCCACGAACCTGATTTATGTGGAAGGCACTACTACCGCTACCAACGCCAGCCAGACACTGGCAGACTACAAATCATTTGTAGCACCACGCGAATTGGCTTCCCAGACGGAGGACGTGCCGTTCCTGAGCACCACCGGTACCGACGCCACTTTTCTGCACATCAACCCAGCCGTTCCAACGCTGGTAGAAGGCAAAGGCCAGCCCATCAGCAGCATCACCACCGACTTTGACGGTGACACGCGCAACACAACTACTCCCGACCTGGGCGCCGATGAAGGCACCTTTATACCGGGTGGAGCTTCAGTAGATGTGGCCGCCAGCGGCCTTGTTTCGCCAGCAGCCACGGGCTGCTACGGTCCGGCAGAGAGCGTGACGGTAGCCATCCAGAACAACGGTACGGCAGCGCTTGATTTCGCCGCGAATCCAGCTACGGTGACGGTAAACGTCACGGGTCCTGTGACCCAGACGCTGACGGCGACCGTGAATACCGGCACCCTCGCACCAGGCGCTACGCAAAGCGTCTCGGTTGGCACACTCAACATGAGCGCCGCCGGCACGTATTCCTTCGCCATTTCCGCCACCGCCACCGGCGACGGAAATACGGCTAATGACAACATTGTCGTAACGCGCAGTAAAACTGCCGTAGCTGCTCAACCACAGCAGCTCAATTTCACCGGTCTTACGGCCACGAACTTGTCAACGCTCTACCCAGGCTGGTATGAGGCTACGGGCGCTACGCTGCCCACCGGCACTACTTCGGCCTGGACCGCCGACGACTTTGGCAACGTGGTAAGCGGACCGAATGGAACGGCTGCTAAAATCAACCTGTTCTCCACCGGCAAAAACGATTGGATTGTAGGGCCGCGCATTCTGGCCACAGCCAGCACCCTGCTGAGCTATGATCTGGCCCTGAATACGTTTGGTGCCACTACCGTCGGCACGCTGGGCTCCGATGACCGGCTGGAAGTACGTGTTTCGGCCGATTGTGGCTTGACATTTACGACAGTAAAAACCTACACGGCCAGCACCGCCATCAGCAACACTGGCCAGCTAGAGCAGATAAACTTGGGCAACTACGCGGGGCAGGAAATCATTGTGGCTTTCTTCGCTACCGAAGGCACCGTAGATGATACGAACGACAACGACCTGTTTATCGACAACGTGAACCTGGGCAACGGCGCGGCCGTTGATCTGGCACCCGTAGCGCTACTGACACCGCCTACCGGCCAGACGTGCTACAGCACGGCCGAGAACGTAACGGTATCGGTGCGCAACATTGGTACGGCAGCGCTTGACTTCGCCGCGAATCCGGCCACGGTGACGGTAAACGTTACGGGTCCTGTGACCCAGACGCTGACGGCGACCGTGAATACCGGCACCCTCGCACCAGGCGCTACGCAAAGCGTCTCGGTTGGCACACTCAACATGAGCGCCGCCGGCACGTATTCCTTCGCCATTGCCGCCACCGCTACCGGCGACGGAAATACGGCTAATGACAATCTGGTTACCGCACCTACCCGTGTAGTAACGGCACCGGTTGCGGGCACTATAACTCCCAGCGCAGCCTCGCTGTGCGTGAGCGGCACCGTGACACTGACACTGACGGGCTCCAGCAATGGCAGCATCCAGTGGCAGCAGTCCGCCGACAACGTGACCTTCACCGACATCAGCGGGGCTACTTCAGCTACCTACACGTCGGGTGTGCTCACAAGCACTACGTATTTCCAGGCCCGCACTGTATGTAATGTAGCCGTAGCTACTTCCAACGTAGCTACCGTCACCATCAACAACCCACAGATAACCACTACCAACTCGCCGGTAGCCATCTGTGAGGGCAGCACGGCCACTCTAACAGCCACGGCCGCAACTGGTACCACGGTACGCTTCTTTGATGCTGCTTCTGGCGGCACAGCGCTGGCTACGGGTACCTCCTTCACTACGCCGGCTCTCACAGCTTCGCGTCAGTATTTCGTGGAAGCTACCACGAGCAGCACCGAAACCGTTGGCCGCCTGGCACCTGCTGCTACTACCAGCACTACCGCCTCCAGCTACGGTCTCGTGTTCAATGCTACCGCTGCTACGCAATTGCAATCAGTTGATGTGTATCCGGCTGGCACTGCTGGCAACCTAGTAGTACAGGTGCAGGACAATACCGGCATTCTGATTCCGGGCCTGACGGCTACAGTAGCTATTCCGGCCGGCACGGGCACTACGCCGTTCACAGTACCCCTGAACTTCAACATTCCGGCTGGTACCGGCATGCGGCTGATTGCCGTGAGCAGCCCGGCCATGGTGCGCGAGTCGAGCCTGGGTGGTTTTCCTTACGTGTCGCCTAGCGGCAATGTGAGCATTACCAATGGCTACATCTCAGGTACTTCCACTACTTATTACTACTTCTACAACTGGCAGGTATCGTCGGAATGTATCGGAACGCGTACGCCTATCCAGGTGAACGTAACGCCGGCCCCGACGGCTACGCTACCTGCTACGGCCACTACGTGTGCCGCCACGGCGTTCCAGCTTACCGGAACGGTAGGCGGCTCGGCTACTACCGGCACGTATACCAGCACGGGTACAGGCACCTTCTCGCCTAATGCTACCACGCTGAATGCCACGTACACGCCCTCCGCAGCTGATGCCACGGCTGGCAGCGTTACGATTACGCTCACGGCTGATCCGGCCACTGGCTCGGGCTGCTCCACGGCTACGGCTCAAACCGTACTAACGATTACTCCAGCTACTACAGCAACGTTCAGCTACGCGGCCACGACGCTGTGCGTGAGCGGCACGGCCAGCACGCCCACCATCACGGGCACGGCCGGCGGCACATTCAGCAGCAGCACGGGTCTGACGATTAATGCTACGACCGGTGTGATTACGCCCGCCACCAGCACGCCCGGCACTTACACTGTGACCTACAGCGTGGCCGGCAACTGCCCGTCCTCGGCTACCACGACCGTGACCATCACCACGGCGCCCGTTGCCAGCTTCTCCTACGCTAACGCCGCCTACTGCCTCGGCGCTACCGGCTCGGCTGCGCCTGTCTTTGGCACCGGTGCCTCGGCTGGTACGTTCTCGGCCTCAGGCACGGGCTTGGTGCTTAACACCACCACTGGCGCTATCAACCTGGCTACCTCGGCCGCTGGCACCTACACCGTGACCAACACCATTGCCGCCAGCGGTGGTTGCGCCGCCTCGACGGCCACGTTCTCGGTGACCATCAACGCCCGGCCGGCCCAGCCGACGGTGGCCCCGGCCTACAACGGCACGACCACCACGCTCACCAGCTCCAGCGCCACGGGCAACCAGTGGTACCTGAACGGTGCGCTCATCCCCGGGGCCACCAGCCAGACGTACGTGGTCAACTCGGCCGCCCAGTTTGGCCAGTACACGGTGGTCGTGACCAACGCCACCACCGGCTGCGCCTCGCTGCCTTCAGCCCAGCTGCTGGTTAACTCCAGCGTTAAGGTGCTGGCCGGCTCCTCGCTGAGCGTGTATCCGAACCCAACCACCGACGGCAACGTGACGGTGGAGCTGAGCGGCTACACCAACGCCACCGAGCTGCACGTCTACAACGCCGTGGGGCAGTTGGTGCATCACACCACGGCCGCCGGCAAGAGCGGCGTGCAGACTGCCACGCTGGACCTGCGCCAGCTGCCAGCCGGCGTCTACATCCTGCGTGCCCGCACCGAAGGCGGACTTGATGTGCGCCGCATCACCAAAGAATAG
- a CDS encoding M28 family peptidase yields MNRHSFLALLLAAGLASSAVAQQAPEKVKVKNKRKAKTEATVQPVPATPALAGQIDQSAQTDWANAYAETITQNDLREHLTVLASDAYEGRETGEKGQKMAADYLSTEFKKLGLVGPVKDSDNPYLQHFTMVRSTWNEDATLKLGGQTYKWLVDFYAMGNSPFQQETTVQPVFVGYGIEQEGYSDYAGKDVKGKDLIILLGEPTSPDGKPVLSKDRSTTKWGNGYRAKAAMAAEKGARSVFFIDFDPNSNFDKLVPRMMPFIRRPGISFKDAKSEARPTAFFVSPKVGYKLLGTTAPAVTKYMAAAGKASKPVVSTFKPTKFAIKAAKKQEDFTTENVLGFLEGSDKKDDVLVLSAHYDHIGIIDGEVHNGADDDGSGTVTVLEMAQAFAKAKAEGHGPRRSILFLCVTGEEKGLLGSEYYTDHPVFSLSQTVADLNTDMIGRTDKDHEGKGDYVYVIGSDKLSSELHEIVLNSNEKYTKMELDFRFNDPEDPNRFYYRSDHYNFAKHKIPVAFFFNGVHDDYHGAGDEVEKIEFPKMEKRARLVFHSAWELANRDTRVVVDSNKP; encoded by the coding sequence ATGAACAGACATTCCTTCTTGGCGCTGTTGCTGGCGGCCGGCCTGGCTTCATCGGCCGTGGCCCAGCAGGCACCCGAAAAAGTAAAGGTCAAGAATAAGCGCAAGGCCAAAACGGAAGCCACCGTGCAGCCGGTGCCGGCCACTCCGGCGCTAGCCGGCCAAATCGACCAGTCGGCCCAAACCGACTGGGCCAATGCCTACGCCGAAACCATTACACAGAACGACCTGCGCGAGCACCTGACCGTGCTGGCCTCCGACGCCTATGAGGGCCGCGAAACCGGTGAGAAAGGCCAGAAAATGGCGGCAGACTATCTCAGCACGGAGTTTAAGAAGCTAGGCTTGGTAGGCCCGGTGAAGGACTCTGACAACCCGTATCTGCAGCACTTCACGATGGTGCGCAGCACCTGGAACGAGGACGCCACCCTCAAGCTGGGCGGCCAGACCTACAAGTGGCTGGTGGATTTCTATGCCATGGGCAACTCGCCTTTTCAGCAGGAAACCACGGTGCAGCCCGTATTTGTGGGCTACGGAATCGAGCAGGAAGGCTATTCTGACTACGCTGGCAAAGATGTGAAGGGTAAGGACCTAATCATCCTACTGGGTGAGCCCACCTCTCCCGACGGCAAGCCCGTGCTCAGCAAAGACCGGAGCACTACCAAATGGGGCAACGGCTACCGGGCCAAGGCGGCTATGGCCGCTGAAAAAGGCGCCCGCAGTGTATTTTTTATTGACTTTGACCCCAACAGCAACTTCGATAAGCTGGTGCCGCGCATGATGCCCTTCATCCGTCGGCCCGGTATTTCGTTCAAGGATGCCAAATCTGAAGCCCGTCCGACAGCCTTTTTTGTGTCGCCGAAGGTAGGCTACAAGCTGCTGGGTACCACGGCTCCGGCGGTTACAAAGTATATGGCGGCGGCAGGCAAGGCCAGCAAGCCAGTGGTCAGCACCTTCAAGCCGACGAAATTTGCCATCAAGGCAGCTAAAAAGCAGGAGGATTTCACCACCGAAAACGTGCTGGGCTTCTTGGAAGGCTCCGATAAGAAAGACGATGTGCTGGTGCTGTCGGCCCACTACGACCACATCGGCATCATTGATGGGGAAGTGCACAACGGCGCCGATGATGATGGCTCGGGTACTGTAACGGTGCTGGAAATGGCGCAGGCGTTTGCCAAGGCCAAGGCCGAAGGCCATGGGCCACGCCGCAGTATCTTGTTTCTGTGCGTAACGGGCGAGGAAAAGGGCCTGCTTGGCTCTGAGTACTACACCGACCATCCGGTTTTCTCGCTCAGCCAGACGGTAGCGGACCTGAACACCGACATGATTGGCCGCACCGACAAAGACCATGAAGGGAAAGGCGACTACGTGTACGTTATCGGCTCGGATAAGCTTTCGTCGGAGCTGCACGAAATTGTGCTCAACTCCAATGAAAAGTACACCAAAATGGAGCTTGACTTCCGCTTCAACGACCCTGAAGACCCAAACCGCTTCTACTACCGTTCCGACCACTACAACTTTGCCAAGCACAAAATACCGGTGGCCTTCTTCTTTAATGGCGTGCACGATGACTACCACGGTGCGGGCGACGAAGTAGAGAAAATCGAGTTTCCGAAAATGGAAAAGCGGGCCCGTCTCGTATTTCACTCGGCCTGGGAGCTGGCCAACCGCGACACGCGCGTGGTGGTGGACTCGAACAAGCCATAA
- the sdaAA gene encoding L-serine ammonia-lyase, iron-sulfur-dependent, subunit alpha, translating into MSLLFTDFASWQAHCATTGEALYQPVLAYEIEQKGRTEEEIWNGLQRAYDVMRDAVQTGLTQDMTSRSGMVNNGAKKIAASPVTVLSPEFKQLVTRAMGAKEVNSCMGRVVAAPTAGASGILPGVLVTLQELHKLTDRQVLEGLLVAAGIALIIEQNASLAGAVGGCQAETGSAAAMGSGAIVYCLGGDVDQTFAAVAITIQCMLGLICDPVAGLVEVPCIVRNASAAAIAFSSAQIAIAGVNPVIPVDQCVAALGEVGQSMETRYKETALGGLANTTRGREIEKMVLVQDVQILPDEGE; encoded by the coding sequence ATGTCACTTCTCTTCACTGATTTTGCTTCCTGGCAGGCGCATTGTGCTACTACCGGTGAGGCGCTCTACCAGCCCGTGCTAGCCTACGAAATAGAGCAGAAAGGCCGCACCGAAGAAGAAATCTGGAATGGCCTGCAACGGGCCTACGACGTCATGCGCGACGCTGTGCAAACCGGCCTCACCCAGGACATGACTTCCCGCTCGGGCATGGTGAATAATGGGGCCAAAAAAATAGCTGCTTCACCTGTCACGGTACTTTCGCCAGAGTTCAAGCAGCTCGTGACCCGGGCTATGGGCGCCAAAGAGGTGAATTCGTGCATGGGAAGGGTGGTGGCGGCACCCACAGCCGGCGCTTCCGGCATTCTGCCCGGCGTGCTCGTAACGCTGCAGGAGTTACATAAGCTGACGGACCGCCAGGTGTTGGAAGGCTTGCTGGTAGCGGCCGGAATTGCGCTTATCATCGAGCAAAATGCCTCGCTAGCCGGCGCCGTAGGTGGCTGCCAAGCCGAAACCGGTTCGGCTGCCGCTATGGGCAGCGGAGCCATCGTGTACTGTCTTGGTGGGGATGTTGACCAGACGTTTGCAGCCGTGGCCATCACCATTCAGTGCATGCTCGGCCTCATCTGCGACCCAGTGGCCGGACTGGTGGAAGTGCCCTGCATCGTGCGCAACGCGTCGGCTGCCGCTATTGCCTTCAGCTCTGCCCAAATTGCCATTGCCGGCGTCAACCCTGTCATTCCCGTCGATCAGTGCGTGGCGGCGTTGGGCGAGGTGGGCCAGAGCATGGAAACCCGCTACAAGGAAACCGCGCTGGGCGGCTTAGCCAATACCACCCGGGGCCGCGAAATCGAGAAAATGGTGTTGGTGCAGGACGTACAGATTCTGCCCGACGAAGGAGAGTAA